A window of Cynocephalus volans isolate mCynVol1 chromosome 3, mCynVol1.pri, whole genome shotgun sequence genomic DNA:
AACAATACACGtgcagaaaaatgcacatatccTAAGTATACAGCTTGATACATTTTCTTACAAACTGAGCGTGCTTGTAGAACCAGCACCCATACCAAGAAACAGAATGTTACCAAAATCTCAGAAGTCTCCCTTACCCCCTCTTCTAGCATGATCCGGCCCCTCCCCATAGGTAACCACTACCCTGACTCCTAACAGTGAAGACTAACTTTGCCTGGTTTTTATCAGGTAGTAGATATTCTTTTGTGCCTGTCTTTCTATCACTCAGCATTATGTTTGTGAGCTTCAGCCATGTGATTACATGTAGcaataatttgttcattttcattgacGCATAGACTTTAGTTGTGTTAATATACCACGATTTATTCACCTGTGATATTGCCAATGGGCATTGTAGCTGGGGAatattacaaatagtgctgctataaacattctaaTTCTAGTACACTCCTTTTGGTAAAAgcattgtatgtgtttatgttttccatttgcctagaagtggaattgctgagtcatacaGTACGCATAAGTGCCAGACGgttttcccaccaacagtatatgagtcCAGATGTTCTATGTTCTCACCAGCACttgatattttctgtcttttttcattttatttattctggtgGGTATGCAGTGGTATCTCATGTGGTTTcagtttgtatttccctaatgactaatgaagtGGAACATGCAGGTTGGCCTGAATTTTGCAGAACCAAACTAATGTAGACTCAGACCCAATTTCCAGACGAGGACCTATGAAAGGCCGTGAATACTCAGGGAaggatttttttattatagtttctCACAGAAACAAAACTGAGGCAGGGAACTTGCCAGCTTTTCTCTGCAGTCTGCAAATGTCTGtgcaatttattttgtttattttctagttCACCCTTCCCTGAAGGCAGAGGCTCCCAGATCCCAACATGTTTGGGATGGTCAAGGATCCCTTCCTACCTGCACAGGCCCTAGCTTTGTTCCTAGTTTCTCTGGTCCAGAGGACCTAGTCAGTTCCTCCAGATATGTACATGCCTCCAAAATACCCACAGTATGAATGCTCACTTACCTTCCTGATCTCAGCTCCCTCCTTTTTCCATCAcacttttttcctctctggaaagTTCCCTGTTGATTTAAAAGGctgttttccacattttatttatacttttaggTATGATAAAACTAGACAATTTCTGgagttttacttcattttaagaGTGACATATACTATGCACTTTGGATAGGGTTTGCTGTACTTGCAGAATCCTTGTGCCTCCTTGGCAGGTCTCTTTTGTGCTTAGGACTCATCAGCACTTGGAGGGGAGTGCTTCTGATGCTCTGCATAGGGTTCCTACAAAGCTTTCTGTGAAGGCTTCTGTGATGGTTTTGGAGGTAAACCATTGAAACCACCAATAGGCCTCATTAGCAAAGGgatatagaaagaaatatttctctaCGCCAGTAAAAAGAGAAGGATGGGTCCTCTACAGCTATGAGAGTCTATGACATCATAGCTTTATGAAAGAACTGACCTAATAAACAATCAGGTATAAAGGTGATAATTGATGATCCCAAGGTTTTACCCAGAATTGAGAACATTCTGTCCTCTCATTTATAAAAGTATAAGAAAGATACCCACAAGGGAAGAAAAAGCATAAACAGAAGAGGTAAGCTTGTCTAATTAGGTATTGTTTCAACAAGctgccatattttaaaattctccaacTTCACCATTTTTCTTATGACAATATTTCCTTGGTTAATATGGtgattttttaaagtgtcttatACCTAGAttgtatgtaaaattaaaaatttgaaatagttTAACCATAGAGTTTATCACATACCCAAGAGCATTTACTGATCACAAACaaataattgaattttctatCTTTAGCTTCTAAAATGGCTTTCTAACTTTGGTTTTGTGTCCTTAGGTCATGTCCAGTGAGAAACATAACTCCCTCTAATCTAGCATCCCTTAGGTAATTCTTATTTGAAATAGGTAATCTCagcttaattttatttactaaagTCGATTagataattttcccattttaaacaGCTTCACTgtaatttaatgcatttttaatatcTTCAATAAATAAAGAGTTCTTTTAATATCatgattataataaaattatatatcttttaaaCACCTAAACTATTTTGATTCATCTTTCATTACAGAAATGAAGGAATCTTAAAAAGAGATGTCAATCTCTATGAAAATAAAGGCTTGTATGTACACGTTTGCACCAATCTCCTGTGAGATTCATGAAGAAAAACGAGTTGGGGACAGCACTCCATGGAGGCTAAGGAATTGTCCCAGTTGATCCTGGAGGGTTCTTTGTCAGTGTTCTGTGATAAGGAATACATGGACCTCTGTTCATTCAATTTGGCTGATCACTTTAGTTAACTACCAGGAACCTGGATTCTGACTTCCAATCGTTGACACCTGTGTGAAAACTAACCTACATCCGTCCTTTAATAGCATTGATGAATTAATTAGAActcatgaaaacaaagaaaaattgaaagcacTCTTACTAAAAGAGAATTCAATGTTGAAAACAAACTACGGTAAGGCAAGACTTGCTTTTCTGTTTACTTTCTAAGGGCTCATGTAATTGccaccttaaaaagaaaaaatgaatagcaCATGTATTGAAGAACAGCACGACTTGGATCACTATTTGTTTCCTATTGTTTACATCTTTGTGATTGCAGTCAGCATTCCGGCCAATATTGGAtctctatgtgtgtcttttctgcaagcaaagaaggaaaatgaactaGGAATTTACCTCTTCAGTTTATCACTATCAGATTTGCTATATGCATTAACTCTTCCTCTATGGATTGATTATACTTGGAATAAAGACAACTGGACTTTCTCTCCTGCCTTGTGCAAATGGAGTGCTTTCTTCATGTACGTGAACTTTTACAGCAGTACAGCATTCCTCACCTGTATCGCTGTCGATAGATATTTAGCCGTTGTCTACCCTTTGAAGTTTCCTTTTCTACGAACAAGAAGATTTGCATGCATGGTCAGCCTATTCATCTGGGTATTGGAAATCATCTTTAATGCTGTCATTCTGTGGAAAGATGAAACAACTGTTGAATACTGCGATGCCAAAAAGTCTAATTTTACTTTATGTTATGATAGGTACCCTTTGGAGAAATGGCAAATCATCCTCAATGTGTTTAGGACGTGTACAGGCTATGCAATACCTTTGGTCATCATACTGATCTGCAACCAGAAAGTCTACCAAGCTGTGTGGCATAATCAAGCCacagaaaacagtgaaaagagGAGAATCATGAAACTACTTGCTAGTATCACACTGACTTTTGTCTTATGCTTTACACCCTTTCACGTGACGTTGCTGATTCGCTGCATCTTAGAGCATGATGTGAACTTTGATAATCACAAGTCCGGGAAGCAGACCTACACCATATACAGAATCACGGTCGCATTAACAAGCTTAAATTGTGTTGCTGATCCAATACTGTACTGTTTTGTAACTGAAACAGGAAGATCTGATATGTGGAATATATTAAAATTCTGCATTGGGAAGCGTAATAAATCACAAAGACAAAGACAACGCATACTTTCTATGTCTACAAAGGATACTATGGAATTAGAGGTTTTGGAATAAAATAAAGGATTTTCTTGGTTGTTTAAGGTACATGGAATTATGCCATCAAGGTTACATGTTGAAAAGGAAATCTAACATGGAGGGGACTAAATGTTCTGAGTGAACATTGTAATCCTgttcaatgaaaatatttttgaagtgcaTTGTACAAGCTCCCTCCCTGACTTTTATTAAATAAGGTGTATTACATAAAGTTTAATATTTTCCTAATGACTCAGGGTTATAACTGTTAATGGCAATTGTTTTTATATACATACCATAATCCTTCAGAGTTAGTAAGGTGTGTAGGACTATTTATTAGTCTTTAAATCAGTGGCCTCTGTATCTGGTTTTTATGATTTCATTCACTCTTTAGATTTCAGGCTGTCAGCCATCAGTTCTCCCAACCTTATGTACCAGTCTCTAACAACCCAGACTACTAACTACTGCTTCTAATATTCtcattcattaataaatatttattgaatctccTCTATATACTAAGTTTTGTGTTCACTACTAGGGTTACAAAAGAAATAGTCTTATGAAGCCTCGTGAAGTTTATATCAGCTCAGAAACCTGGTCACTGAGTTTGTAAGACTTCTACATAAAGTAAAAGTAAACAGGCTgtaagttttattttgattttttaaaaatttatacctGAGTACAATATAATTGAAATTACCAGAAATTTAATGTCTAGAAAATAGATAGCTATATGAAATTTCTCAGAGGATTTTTGTGGACTTAGAATATTTAGAGAGTCTTGATATATTCTTTGGAATCTTCATTGTGGAAATTACTCTGCCTAGTTTTAGGTAGCAACCAGGTAAACACtttttttaatcaacatatctgttaagatattttttaccctactcttctccttttcttctttctttccttttctttcttttcttttctttctactccCCCAAAATGGTCAGATAGCAAATGCCTTGATACCATTTGGTGCCCTCAcattagaaaacaaaatcctGATAACAAGAAATAACCACTATCCTTTCAACAGTATATCTCTAGATAAACACTGAAAACTTAGTGATTGCACAAACTGACTACATTTTCCATTAAAGTCCTTCAAAATGGTGTGCGTGTACACAATAGAAAACAACCTTGCTTTGAGGCCATATGTACATTCTctttcctttgcatttttctgGTCATAACGTTTTTAGAAAATTCTGCCTGGGTACTCTGAGACACACATATGCTTAAAGACTGAAGAGACAACCTTAAAATGGAGAGTATTTAAAATCATTTGAGCTATTTGATTAGTTATTGATAAATCATTGACAGCCTGTGAGTtgaataccatacttgtaaaagaTCCAGAAACCAATTTTGCATTACATCTGGAAACTTAGATACAGATTGTCTTATCCAAAATCACACAATTGATTGAAAGCAGAGCCAGGCCTTGAACCCAAGAAACTTGACTTCCTTCTAGAATTGTTTTTCCCTCCTTTATGacttttttaacatttctaccctttcttttttttttttttaggcatgaTAAAGACATATGCATGAAGAGCCGTTCAGTGTAGTCATTGGGTTTAGGTCAGGATAGTGAAAAAAAGGAGAGTTATTCCATTAATTAATACCTCCAGAAATACGATAAATCATGTGGATAGTAATAAACTGATCTGCTACAGATCAGTTTAATCTCTACCTGATTAAGACCTTTTCTCAGTTGGTCGAATGAAGAGACATGGTAAGTACACGTTCATGGCACCCTTAATAAGAGGGTCTACTTAATGGTTAATAGCAAAACTGATTTAGAATGTTACAAGATTAGTTCCCAACTGAACCAGGCTGCCAAAACCTAGTAGCCTATCAGAGCATGGACAATCATGCAGAAGCCAAGTTGGGAGGCTACTCATATGATTTAAGACAAAGCACTGTAGACATGATTAATCCCTTAGTTTTAAAAGGCTTTTTATGTTCTTTAGTAAAGTTCCTCATTAAACCAAAAGTACATCTGGAAGCGATAAGACCTTCCAGCCATAATTACCTGGGACTTTGTTGTCAGAAGAGCTAGATTGACATTCACTTACTAGCTGTTTGACCTCAAAATTTTTTCATGATTTCCCCAAGGCTCAGTTTCTACAAACTGCAGGGATAATAGTAACACATATTATTAACAAGCAGAtgtgaaaacactttggaaaCTGTGGGGAGCtgtataaatgtttgttattattaGTTATTCTCATCTTTATCAGCATTAGTGGACAGCTACCCAAGAGATAGAAAAGTCCCTGAAAGGAcaatgggggtgggaggaatgTGTGATGTGAGCTAGTGGGAGCTGGTTCTAGAACACCATTGCTATGGTTACTTCCTCTAGATGGCTAAACACCCCCATTAAGGTAAGGCCCTTCATTGTTTCCAGTTCTGTGGGACATTCTCAGTAGTGCTTGCTCCTAGGAGTTGACAATTGTGAGAAGGCACACACTGTGGACATCGACATACAGGTAGAcacacatttttaatttgtttaaatttttgagtttttattttcttattcagaatgttatttttaatttaatgaactCAAAATAGACATCTTGTTTAGGCCAAACAAGAGACTGAGTACAGGTTTTTAATACCTCCATTTCCCTACCTAGTCTGTTACTCAGGCTTACTGCTTCATGGATGAAGGGGAATTAAAAGGCGTTAAAATCAACCACTTCATTTGGTCCAAATTGTAGAGCATTATCTCCCCAGGAACATCATGAGCAAATCTGCTTACCCATCccaatttattcctttttctctttccaagcTAAGCCAACAGGTCTCCCCAAGACATTATATTTCTATTCGTTAATGTAATGATCAAATAAACAATTATTTACCAATTGTCTCTGTTGACCTTGTtaacttgatttatttatttttaatcagacagtactaattttaaaatagaatttgtgGTACAGAGCATACAGGCGTTTCTTTTCACGACAGTTTTATCTTGCCCTGTGCCTCTTTTAGCCtaatcatcaccgtcatcattcTGTCATCCATGCATGGGGCACCTGTTCTTTTCTAGCTAACCCCATCTGTAGGTTGCTATGGAAACACAACAGCTACTATAACATTCTGATCCAGGAAGGCCTTTGTGATAATAGACTTCTTTGTCCAGGTCCATTGGGTGACCCTGCCATTGAATCAG
This region includes:
- the GPR65 gene encoding psychosine receptor, producing the protein MNSTCIEEQHDLDHYLFPIVYIFVIAVSIPANIGSLCVSFLQAKKENELGIYLFSLSLSDLLYALTLPLWIDYTWNKDNWTFSPALCKWSAFFMYVNFYSSTAFLTCIAVDRYLAVVYPLKFPFLRTRRFACMVSLFIWVLEIIFNAVILWKDETTVEYCDAKKSNFTLCYDRYPLEKWQIILNVFRTCTGYAIPLVIILICNQKVYQAVWHNQATENSEKRRIMKLLASITLTFVLCFTPFHVTLLIRCILEHDVNFDNHKSGKQTYTIYRITVALTSLNCVADPILYCFVTETGRSDMWNILKFCIGKRNKSQRQRQRILSMSTKDTMELEVLE